In Drosophila santomea strain STO CAGO 1482 chromosome 3L, Prin_Dsan_1.1, whole genome shotgun sequence, a single window of DNA contains:
- the LOC120447954 gene encoding glutaminyl-peptide cyclotransferase isoform X1, which yields MRVLLRHYSLMEAVKRLLPRPRKKIYNLGACFELVDIPKKSYNPSELSESRFLEYSNLSDKLHLREAIDKILIPRIVGTKNHTIVREYIVQSLRGLDWDVEINSFHDHAPIKGKLHFHNIIATLNPNAERYLVLACHYDSKYMPGVEFLGATDSAVPCAMLLNLAQTLQEPLKELKKNKLSLMLLFFDGEEAFEEWGPKDSIYGARHLAKKWQYEGKLDRIDMLVLLDLLGAPDPAFYSFFENTESWYMRLQSVETRLARFQLLERYASSGVAQRDPSRYFQSQAMRSSFIEDDHIPFLRRNVPILHLIPVPFPSVWHTPDDNASVIDYATTDNLALIIRLFALEYLGGAEAK from the exons ATGCGTGTGCTACTAAGACATTATTCCCTGATGGAGGCCGTCAAGAGATTGCTGCCGAGACCCCGCAAAAAAATCTACAACCTAGGCGCTTGCTTCGAACTTGTGGATATTCCTAAG AAATCCTACAATCCCAGCGAGCTCTCCGAGTCCCGATTTCTGGAGTACAGCAATCTATCCGATAAACTTCACTTAAGGGAAGCCATTGACAAAATCCTTATACCCCGAATTGTGGGCACAAAAAATCATACCATCGTGCGGGAATACATCGTCCAGAGTTTGAGGGGTCTAGACTGGGATGTGGAAATAAATAGCTTCCATGATCACGCTCCCATCAAAggcaaattgcatttccacAACATCATCGCCACCCTAAATCCAAATGCTGAGAGATATCTGGTTCTGGCCTGCCATTATGATAGCAAGTACATGCCTGGAGTGGAGTTCCTGGGGGCCACTGACTCAGCAGTGCCTTGTGCCATGCTGCTCAACTTGGCCCAGACGCTTCAGGAGCCACTTAAAGAGCTCAAGAAGAACAAACTGAGTTTAATGCTCTTGTTCTTCGATGGCGAAGAGGCTTTCGAGGAGTGGGGACCCAAGGATTCTATCTATGGAGCGCGACACCTGGCCAAAAAATGGCAATATGAAGGAAAACTGGATAGAATAGATATGCTGGTGCTCCTGGATCTGTTGGGAGCCCCCGATCCAGCATTCTACAGTTTCTTCGAAAACACCGAATCCTGGTACATGCGTCTCCAGTCCGTGGAGACACGTCTTGCAAGGTTTCAGCTCCTAGAGCGCTATGCCAGCAGTGGGGTTGCCCAGCGCGACCCCAGCCGCTACTTTCAGTCGCAGGCCATGCGGTCATCTTTCATCGAGGACGATCACATACCCTTCCTGCGGAGAAATGTGCCGATCTTGCACCTTATTCCGGTGCCCTTTCCCAGTGTCTGGCATACGCCGGACGATAACGCCAGCGTGATTGATTATGCGACGACGGACAACCTGGCGCTGATTATACGGCTCTTCGCTTTGGAGTATCTGGGCGGAGCCGAAGCCAAGTAG
- the LOC120447954 gene encoding glutaminyl-peptide cyclotransferase isoform X2 → MLHRSARMWTLCVQTALIATLVRESTSLKDNLVGRTQKSYNPSELSESRFLEYSNLSDKLHLREAIDKILIPRIVGTKNHTIVREYIVQSLRGLDWDVEINSFHDHAPIKGKLHFHNIIATLNPNAERYLVLACHYDSKYMPGVEFLGATDSAVPCAMLLNLAQTLQEPLKELKKNKLSLMLLFFDGEEAFEEWGPKDSIYGARHLAKKWQYEGKLDRIDMLVLLDLLGAPDPAFYSFFENTESWYMRLQSVETRLARFQLLERYASSGVAQRDPSRYFQSQAMRSSFIEDDHIPFLRRNVPILHLIPVPFPSVWHTPDDNASVIDYATTDNLALIIRLFALEYLGGAEAK, encoded by the exons ATGCTACATCGAAGCGCTAGAATGTGGACGCTGTGCGTGCAGACGGCTTTGATAGCCACCTTGGTGAGGGAATCCACTTCCCTGAAGGATAATCTCGTGGGAAGAACACAG AAATCCTACAATCCCAGCGAGCTCTCCGAGTCCCGATTTCTGGAGTACAGCAATCTATCCGATAAACTTCACTTAAGGGAAGCCATTGACAAAATCCTTATACCCCGAATTGTGGGCACAAAAAATCATACCATCGTGCGGGAATACATCGTCCAGAGTTTGAGGGGTCTAGACTGGGATGTGGAAATAAATAGCTTCCATGATCACGCTCCCATCAAAggcaaattgcatttccacAACATCATCGCCACCCTAAATCCAAATGCTGAGAGATATCTGGTTCTGGCCTGCCATTATGATAGCAAGTACATGCCTGGAGTGGAGTTCCTGGGGGCCACTGACTCAGCAGTGCCTTGTGCCATGCTGCTCAACTTGGCCCAGACGCTTCAGGAGCCACTTAAAGAGCTCAAGAAGAACAAACTGAGTTTAATGCTCTTGTTCTTCGATGGCGAAGAGGCTTTCGAGGAGTGGGGACCCAAGGATTCTATCTATGGAGCGCGACACCTGGCCAAAAAATGGCAATATGAAGGAAAACTGGATAGAATAGATATGCTGGTGCTCCTGGATCTGTTGGGAGCCCCCGATCCAGCATTCTACAGTTTCTTCGAAAACACCGAATCCTGGTACATGCGTCTCCAGTCCGTGGAGACACGTCTTGCAAGGTTTCAGCTCCTAGAGCGCTATGCCAGCAGTGGGGTTGCCCAGCGCGACCCCAGCCGCTACTTTCAGTCGCAGGCCATGCGGTCATCTTTCATCGAGGACGATCACATACCCTTCCTGCGGAGAAATGTGCCGATCTTGCACCTTATTCCGGTGCCCTTTCCCAGTGTCTGGCATACGCCGGACGATAACGCCAGCGTGATTGATTATGCGACGACGGACAACCTGGCGCTGATTATACGGCTCTTCGCTTTGGAGTATCTGGGCGGAGCCGAAGCCAAGTAG
- the LOC120447956 gene encoding vacuolar ATPase assembly integral membrane protein VMA21 homolog, protein MSTKNKKAAGGNGGAPKQTRQQSHDSQDYSSFKTVLFYCMLIVFLPVLTFFVLKGFVLDQFLDISEVKVNIASAVGAVVALHIALGLYIYRAYFGAPGSKASKTD, encoded by the exons ATGTCGACCAAGAACAAGAAGGCCGCCGGTGGCAATGGAGGGGCGCCGAAACAAACCCGCCAGCAGTCTCAC GACTCGCAAGACTACAGCTCCTTCAAGACAGTGCTCTTCTACTGCATGCTCATCGTTTTCCTGCCCGTGCTGACCTTCTTCGTGCTGAAGGGCTTCGTTTTGGATCAATTCCTCGACATTTCCGAAGTTAAAGTGAACATAGCATCCGCCGTGGGAGCGGTCGTTGCATTGCACATCGCCCTGGGCCTCTACATTTACAGGGCCTACTTCGGCGCTCCCGGTTCCAAGGCCTCGAAGACGGACTAA
- the LOC120447950 gene encoding zinc transporter 1 gives MPVKEILQRCKPIPLYTVLVLSICYFVLQLILSHLTHGLTLLMASHHMLCNIFALGGCIITIKHSKQAPQAKHPATALTKISGSGVAVDLAETDAQTRAKRECQEQKLRNTFGWARIDILTMLIVFIILASLSFSLVVEALQTLVHIDHQDTMHLPIPVMMLGFIGLILNGLTYLLIGGYTLHQGSFLHLTPGGNVVLERPMSSNLDLSLTPMQRQLSKSRNDRQLREELEAEVGSVYFATKRQGAVEMLRDVSSTIFVIVCAAIVYVAEDEQHTAKFIDPVLSIFSCVLLVTLSYPYMKESCLILLQTIPGSIDLEIFERTLVTKFPEIISYHDLHIWQLAAHRYVATIHIQFQNPKLYLKIIEQVRAYFHDQGIGAVTIQPEFYPATNKNASASLECLMQCQAVECIEKVCCRDSRTDLREVCDAPSGRKSSSPAKCVGNSHEHSRAKSKSCAELSAVVVEKPKELCAGQLLKGQAEQVAKSMPKLEETCVDSTKEDVVKSNGTLPGPTSSD, from the exons ATGCCGGTGAAGGAGATTCTCCAGCGGTGCAAGCCGATCCCGCTGTACACCGTGCTGGTGCTATCGATCTGCTACTTCGTGCTCCAGCTGATCCTCAGCCACTTGACCCATGGACTCACTCTTCTTATGGCCAGTCATCATATGTTGTGTAATATTTTCGCACTCGGTGGCTGCATCATCACAATTAAG CATAGTAAACAAGCACCCCAGGCGAAACATCCTGCCACCGCCCTGACCAAGATAAGCGGCTCCGGAGTAGCAGTCGACCTGGCTGAAACGGATGCCCAAACCCGGGCCAAAAGAGAGTGTCAGGAGCAGAAGCTGCGCAATACATTTGGTTGGGCCAGGATCGATATTTTGACCATGCTGATTGTGTTCATTATCCTGGCCTCGTTATCCTTTTCGCTGGTGGTGGAAGCTCTGCAAACTCTAGTTCACATCGATCATCAGGATACGATGCATCTTCCAATACCCGTGATGATGCTGGGTTTCATCGGCCTAATCCTGAATGGACTGACATATCTGCTAATCGGTGGATACACGCTGCACCAGGGAAGCTTTCTGCACCTCACACCCGGAGGAAACGTGGTGCTGGAGCGACCCATGTCCAGCAATTTAGATCTATCCCTAACTCCGATGCAAAGACAACTCAGCAAATCACGGAACGATCGTCAGTTGCGCGAGGAACTAGAAGCGGAAGTGGGTAGCGTTTACTTTGCCACCAAGCGCCAGGGAGCCGTGGAAATGCTGCGGGATGTGTCCAGTACCATATTTGTGATCGTTTGTGCCGCAATCGTCTATGTGGCGGAGGATGAGCAGCATACAGCGAAGTTCATTGATCCCGTGCTCTCAATTTTCTCTTGCGTTCTGCTCGTCACGCTTAGTTATCCCTACA TGAAAGAATCCTGCTTGATCCTTCTGCAAACCATTCCGGGTTCCATCGACTTGGAAATCTTTGAGCGAACCTTGGTCACTAAGTTCCCGGAGATCATTAGTTACCATGACCTGCATATATGGCAATTGGCAGCCCACCGATACGTGGCTACCATACACATTCAGTTCCAGAATCCCAAACTCTACCTCAAGATCATCGAACAGGTTCGGGCATACTTCCACGATCAGGGAATCGGAGCAGTCACAATCCAACCGGAGTTCTATCCGGCCACCAATAAGAATGCCTCAGCCTCGCTGGAATGCCTGATGCAATGCCAGGCAGTGGAATGCATCGAGAAGGTCTGCTGCAGGGATTCTCGCACCGATCTGCGCGAGGTTTGTGATGCTCCCAGTGGCCGAAAATCATCGTCTCCAGCCAAGTGTGTAGGCAATAGCCACGAACATAGCAGAGCGAAATCCAAGTCTTGCGCAGAGCTAAGTGCAGTGGTTGTGGAGAAACCCAAGGAACTTTGCGCAGGCCAGCTGCTAAAGGGTCAAGCTGAGCAAGTAGCAAAGTCCATGCCCAAACTTGAAGAAACTTGTGTGGATTCTACGAAAGAAGATGTAGTCAAATCAAACGGCACTTTACCTGGGCCAACGAGCAGCGATTGA